From a single Planctellipticum variicoloris genomic region:
- a CDS encoding cation-translocating P-type ATPase family protein, with amino-acid sequence MHYIPESMCEVACRTTPDGAGDRSRLEFHYRSAPLYVLTLLVGGLLLADFVGEWTGGSWRVVLGYRLALWAALIGGARILFHTLEGVLAGRFGVDLALSVACLAAIGLGEHSTAALVVFIALVGESLEGYTIDSARRAVRRVFALRPAMAHLSEDGRERDVPADKVRVGDVVVVRPGERIPVDGSVREGRSTVDESTFTGEGLPVPKLEGSRVLAGTVNQQGSLTIVSERVGEDTSLGQVAALVGSASARKTSTERLADRLARWFLPAVLIIAAGTWIGWRLATGSWREGALPALSVLVVACPCPLVLATPAAVMAALAWLARRGIVVKGSVSLERLAAVDTFAFDKTGTLTQGALALGEIVPLADISADQVLRTAAIADRLSEHLVARLLVREAESRAMALVPPVEFHSEPGLGVKSVVRATTLGEWAFDANDPVPHKRHRTLVLGNRGWLQQQGIEITPAADNAWSRLEAAGQTPLGLAIDGAWLGLVGIRDTVRPESREILNRLRADGIRQFALLTGDRPQSTAAIVRDLGGLDHVAAEQSPADKARWIEQQRSAGRHVAMVGDGVNDAPALAAADVGLVVGRPGGDLAAEAGDVLLLGEPLAALPGLVRLSRAFLQNIRQSIFLFACGVNGLGVAACVAGWLSPVAAAVFHEIASLAVMANAMRLLWFDDGSREPTTAKWQPGWLDRISTALSPSAWVYWILSRWTLVLRLAASGLAAAWLLSGVVFVQPDEVALITRFGRHIETLEAGWAWRWPWPLERAYRVRPDLVRSVPIGFRAVPQFAGPQHAEAIEWVSDHAERGLIPDEAVVMTADELPIELTAEVQYRVVDPAQFIFRGSADPDGVIRQAAESALREAAAQRPLDDLLTERRRLVEAECLVALRSRLESCRLGIEVTDLLWLDVHPPRPVVPAYRDVADALEEQELLVNQAEAYAIRTRQQAVGPVLAGRLEAMTPRPRSEDLTNTEPSAGPTLTDEDWRQWSTATGPAVLSGETAATLEVARKEATRFRTQAEGRAARFASLRDVDAASPTLTRQQLYWSLLKDSLAGRPLTIIDPQATRRAQFWWGDPTPMPALPWFPPVEPEPVPPEAPVE; translated from the coding sequence ATGCACTACATTCCCGAATCGATGTGCGAAGTCGCCTGCCGCACGACTCCTGACGGAGCCGGGGACCGGTCGCGCCTCGAATTTCATTACCGCTCGGCTCCGCTCTACGTCCTGACGCTTCTTGTCGGCGGACTGCTGCTTGCTGATTTCGTCGGGGAGTGGACTGGCGGAAGCTGGCGCGTTGTCCTGGGCTATCGCCTCGCCCTCTGGGCGGCGCTGATTGGCGGGGCGCGGATTCTGTTTCATACGCTCGAAGGGGTTCTCGCCGGTCGGTTCGGCGTCGATCTGGCGCTCTCGGTCGCCTGCCTGGCGGCGATCGGTCTGGGCGAGCATTCCACAGCCGCCCTCGTCGTCTTCATCGCCCTCGTCGGCGAAAGCCTCGAAGGTTACACGATCGACAGCGCCCGTCGGGCGGTCCGGCGGGTGTTTGCGCTGCGGCCGGCCATGGCGCATCTCAGCGAAGACGGCCGCGAGCGCGACGTCCCTGCCGATAAAGTCCGCGTGGGGGATGTCGTCGTTGTCCGGCCGGGCGAACGGATCCCCGTCGACGGCTCCGTCCGCGAAGGACGCTCGACCGTCGACGAGAGCACGTTCACCGGCGAAGGACTGCCGGTCCCCAAGCTCGAAGGGAGCCGCGTCCTCGCCGGGACGGTCAATCAGCAGGGTTCGCTGACCATCGTCAGCGAACGCGTGGGCGAAGACACGTCGCTCGGGCAGGTCGCGGCCCTGGTGGGCTCCGCGTCGGCGCGAAAGACCTCGACCGAACGCCTCGCCGATCGCCTGGCCCGCTGGTTCCTCCCCGCCGTGCTGATCATCGCTGCGGGGACGTGGATCGGCTGGCGGCTTGCCACCGGTTCCTGGCGCGAGGGGGCGCTGCCGGCCCTCAGCGTGCTCGTTGTGGCGTGTCCCTGTCCGCTGGTCCTGGCGACGCCCGCGGCGGTGATGGCGGCCCTGGCCTGGCTTGCCCGGCGGGGGATCGTCGTGAAGGGCTCGGTCTCCCTCGAACGCCTGGCGGCCGTCGACACCTTTGCGTTTGATAAAACCGGCACGCTGACCCAGGGAGCGCTCGCCCTCGGCGAGATCGTTCCGCTCGCGGACATCTCCGCCGATCAGGTCCTGCGGACCGCCGCCATCGCCGACCGGCTCAGCGAACATCTCGTGGCGCGTCTGCTGGTGCGTGAAGCCGAATCTCGCGCGATGGCGCTGGTTCCGCCGGTTGAGTTCCATTCGGAACCGGGCTTGGGCGTGAAGTCTGTCGTCCGCGCGACGACGCTCGGCGAGTGGGCGTTCGACGCCAACGACCCCGTGCCGCACAAGCGCCACCGCACGCTGGTCCTCGGCAATCGCGGCTGGCTGCAGCAGCAGGGGATCGAGATCACCCCGGCCGCGGACAATGCCTGGTCCCGGCTCGAAGCTGCGGGTCAGACGCCCCTGGGCCTGGCGATCGATGGCGCGTGGCTCGGGCTGGTCGGCATTCGCGACACGGTCCGCCCGGAGTCGCGCGAGATCCTCAATCGACTGCGCGCCGACGGCATCCGGCAGTTTGCACTCCTGACGGGCGACCGTCCGCAGTCGACGGCGGCGATCGTCCGGGACCTGGGCGGACTGGACCACGTGGCCGCCGAACAATCTCCCGCCGACAAGGCCCGCTGGATCGAACAGCAGCGGTCCGCCGGTCGGCACGTGGCGATGGTGGGCGACGGCGTGAACGATGCCCCCGCCCTCGCCGCCGCGGACGTGGGGCTGGTTGTCGGTCGTCCCGGCGGCGACCTGGCCGCCGAAGCCGGCGACGTTCTGCTGCTCGGCGAACCGCTCGCGGCCCTGCCGGGTCTCGTCCGCCTGTCGCGCGCCTTCCTGCAGAACATCCGCCAGAGTATTTTTCTGTTCGCCTGCGGCGTGAATGGTCTGGGAGTCGCGGCGTGCGTGGCCGGCTGGTTGAGTCCCGTTGCCGCGGCGGTGTTCCACGAAATTGCGTCGCTGGCGGTGATGGCCAATGCGATGCGGCTCCTCTGGTTCGACGACGGCTCCCGCGAACCAACGACGGCGAAATGGCAGCCGGGCTGGCTCGATCGCATCTCGACCGCTCTGTCCCCCTCGGCCTGGGTCTACTGGATCCTCTCCCGCTGGACGCTGGTCCTGCGACTGGCGGCGTCCGGCCTCGCCGCGGCGTGGCTCCTTTCGGGCGTGGTCTTCGTTCAGCCCGACGAAGTCGCCCTTATCACGCGATTCGGCCGGCATATCGAGACGCTCGAAGCGGGCTGGGCCTGGCGCTGGCCCTGGCCGCTCGAACGTGCTTATCGCGTCCGACCGGACCTGGTCCGCAGCGTACCGATCGGTTTCCGTGCCGTACCCCAGTTCGCGGGACCGCAGCACGCGGAAGCCATCGAGTGGGTCAGCGACCATGCCGAGCGTGGACTGATTCCCGATGAAGCCGTGGTCATGACGGCTGACGAGCTGCCGATCGAGCTGACCGCCGAGGTGCAGTACCGGGTGGTCGATCCGGCTCAGTTCATCTTCCGCGGCAGCGCCGATCCCGATGGCGTGATCCGGCAGGCTGCGGAGAGCGCGCTCCGCGAGGCCGCCGCGCAACGCCCCCTCGACGATCTGCTGACCGAACGCCGACGGCTCGTCGAAGCGGAATGCCTGGTCGCCCTCCGTTCTCGACTGGAGTCGTGCCGGCTCGGGATCGAAGTCACCGATCTGCTCTGGCTCGACGTCCATCCCCCGCGTCCCGTCGTTCCCGCCTATCGCGACGTCGCCGACGCCCTCGAAGAGCAGGAGCTGCTCGTCAATCAAGCGGAAGCCTACGCCATCCGCACTCGCCAGCAGGCGGTCGGTCCGGTGCTGGCCGGTCGACTGGAAGCAATGACTCCCCGGCCGCGCAGCGAGGATCTGACCAACACCGAACCGTCCGCCGGACCGACGCTCACCGACGAGGACTGGCGGCAGTGGAGTACGGCGACCGGTCCGGCTGTGCTGTCGGGAGAAACCGCGGCCACGCTGGAAGTCGCCCGCAAAGAGGCGACGAGATTCCGCACGCAGGCCGAGGGCCGGGCCGCCCGGTTCGCGTCCCTGCGCGACGTCGACGCCGCCTCGCCAACTCTGACGCGTCAACAGCTCTACTGGTCGCTGCTCAAGGATTCGCTCGCGGGACGACCGCTGACAATCATCGACCCCCAGGCTACCCGCCGGGCCCAGTTCTGGTGGGGCGACCCGACCCCGATGCCAGCACTTCCCTGGTTCCCCCCGGTGGAACCGGAGCCCGTTCCGCCTGAAGCACCGGTCGAGTAG
- a CDS encoding PVC-type heme-binding CxxCH protein has protein sequence MSVWRTGLGLHMVFCSSLLLAADAKPVFDSKVVSPATPGQAVKVEADIAGAKELYLVVRDGGDSFGCDWADWADAKLIGPEGEKKLTDLVWKSATTGHSQVRINANAEGRPMRIDGREIANGIGTHANSVIAYDLPAGYTKFVATAGLDEGGVRQGCGSTVQFLVYTQQPPASISQPTAAPGQGSHELKDAVAQLDVAPGLEAKLFAGEPVLFSPSNIDVDHLGRIWVVEVVNYRHFANPNNPERKEGDRILVLEDTDGDAVCDKTTVFYQGRDMDGGHGVCVLGERVIVSAGDSVFSLYDRDGDLKADEGSKEILFTGISGAQHDHGIHAFVFGPDGKLYFNFGNAGKQLKDKAGNPVVDKAGNSVNDSRKPYQEGMVFRCNLDGSEVETLGWNFRNNWEVCVDSFGTMWQSDNDDDGNRGVRINYVMEFGNYGYKDEMTGAGWQSPRTNLESEIPLRHWHLNDPGVVPNLLQTGAGSPTGICIYEGDLLPEIFRNQLIHCDAGPNVVRAYVTKPDGAGYQAEIVNILEGARDKWFRPSDVCVAPDGSLIIADWYDPGVGGHRQGDVERGRIFRVAPPGVKYTVPKTDFSTVEGAIAALKSPNLATRYLAWQALHEFGVQAEPALIRVFQEDPNPRVKARAYWLLTKLPGLLSDQAMGAASKVFWGALKPDGSSPEEFRVLAMRALRQLGIPGTVQPTVLEHSPALRREAAISLRGKTGASANGIWTNLAVLYDGHDRWQLESLGVGAEGQWDARLDAYLKRVPNTLTTKAGRDIVWRSRATQTPDLLAKIITDPKTPAEELPRYFRAFDFLQGDEKNAAIAKLAFETTGLPDDLQSQIVAEAINRVQGFDITKQPEQLKALERVLEQSKGKLQFLTLVDRFNLQDRYPEIIAILETQPDTSLAVDAVKLLVGKEHRKLLMAALKQDDALKAAAVAKALGNATDNRTAGLLTPVVDDAERPLAVRQEAVKALGRSKQGVMQLLERAKAKKLAEDLSQAAAFALQTAAFDEFKPDITALYPLPPSRNEEPLPPLAQLLKSKGNIDKGKVIFNTVGKCNTCHVVANEGKEVGPNLTEIGSKLSREAMFESILYPSAGISHNYETWTAVTDSGNAISGIKVSDTDDAIVLKGTDAIARTIKKSEIEELKKQSVSLMPADLQKTMTVEELLDVIEYAQTLKKK, from the coding sequence ATGAGTGTCTGGCGCACCGGTCTGGGTCTCCACATGGTCTTCTGTTCGAGCCTCCTCCTGGCGGCCGATGCGAAACCCGTTTTTGACAGCAAAGTGGTCTCGCCGGCGACGCCGGGCCAGGCGGTCAAGGTCGAGGCCGATATCGCCGGCGCGAAGGAGCTCTATCTCGTCGTTCGCGATGGCGGCGACAGCTTCGGCTGCGACTGGGCCGACTGGGCCGATGCGAAGCTGATCGGCCCTGAGGGGGAAAAGAAACTGACCGATCTGGTCTGGAAGTCGGCCACGACCGGGCACAGCCAGGTGCGGATCAACGCCAATGCCGAAGGCCGGCCGATGCGGATCGACGGTCGCGAGATCGCGAACGGCATCGGCACCCACGCCAATTCGGTGATCGCCTACGACTTGCCCGCAGGCTACACGAAATTTGTCGCGACGGCTGGTCTCGACGAAGGAGGCGTCCGTCAGGGTTGCGGCAGCACGGTGCAGTTTCTGGTCTATACGCAGCAGCCGCCCGCGTCGATTTCCCAGCCGACCGCGGCTCCCGGGCAGGGGAGCCACGAGCTGAAGGACGCCGTGGCGCAGCTCGACGTGGCGCCGGGCCTGGAAGCCAAGCTCTTTGCGGGTGAGCCGGTGCTCTTCAGCCCGTCGAACATCGACGTCGATCACCTCGGCCGGATCTGGGTCGTGGAAGTCGTCAATTACCGGCACTTCGCCAACCCGAACAATCCGGAACGGAAGGAGGGGGACCGCATCCTCGTCCTGGAAGACACCGACGGCGACGCCGTCTGCGACAAGACCACGGTCTTCTACCAAGGCCGGGACATGGACGGCGGGCACGGCGTCTGCGTCCTCGGCGAGCGGGTGATCGTCTCGGCGGGGGACAGCGTCTTCTCGCTCTACGACCGCGACGGCGACCTGAAGGCCGACGAGGGCTCCAAGGAGATTCTCTTCACCGGCATCAGCGGCGCGCAACACGATCACGGCATTCACGCCTTCGTGTTCGGCCCCGATGGAAAACTCTATTTCAACTTCGGCAACGCGGGAAAGCAGCTCAAGGACAAGGCCGGCAACCCGGTGGTCGACAAGGCGGGGAACTCCGTCAACGACAGCCGCAAGCCGTATCAGGAGGGGATGGTCTTCCGCTGCAATCTCGATGGCAGCGAAGTGGAGACCCTCGGCTGGAACTTCCGGAACAACTGGGAAGTCTGCGTCGATTCTTTCGGCACGATGTGGCAGTCGGACAACGACGACGACGGCAATCGCGGCGTGCGGATCAACTACGTGATGGAGTTCGGCAACTACGGCTACAAGGACGAGATGACCGGGGCCGGCTGGCAGTCGCCGCGGACGAATCTGGAGAGCGAAATTCCCCTCCGCCACTGGCACCTCAACGATCCGGGGGTGGTCCCGAATCTGCTGCAGACCGGGGCCGGCTCGCCGACCGGGATCTGCATCTACGAGGGAGACCTGCTGCCCGAAATTTTCCGCAATCAGCTCATCCACTGCGACGCCGGTCCGAACGTGGTGCGGGCCTATGTGACGAAGCCCGACGGAGCCGGTTACCAGGCGGAGATCGTCAACATTCTGGAAGGGGCCCGTGACAAGTGGTTCCGCCCGAGCGACGTCTGCGTGGCTCCGGACGGCTCGCTGATCATCGCCGACTGGTACGACCCGGGCGTGGGAGGCCATCGCCAGGGAGACGTCGAACGCGGCCGGATCTTCCGCGTCGCTCCTCCGGGGGTGAAGTACACGGTCCCGAAAACAGATTTCAGCACGGTCGAGGGAGCAATCGCGGCCCTGAAGAGTCCGAACCTGGCGACGCGGTATCTGGCGTGGCAGGCGCTGCACGAGTTCGGCGTGCAGGCCGAGCCGGCGCTGATCAGGGTCTTTCAGGAGGATCCGAATCCGCGAGTGAAGGCACGAGCCTACTGGTTGCTGACGAAGCTGCCCGGCCTGTTGTCGGATCAGGCGATGGGAGCGGCCAGCAAGGTATTCTGGGGAGCGCTCAAGCCGGATGGATCATCACCCGAAGAGTTCCGCGTGCTCGCGATGCGCGCGCTGCGCCAGTTGGGTATTCCGGGGACTGTCCAGCCGACGGTGCTCGAGCACTCCCCGGCCTTGCGGCGCGAAGCGGCCATTTCGTTGCGGGGAAAGACGGGTGCGTCCGCCAACGGCATCTGGACCAACCTCGCCGTGCTCTATGATGGTCACGACCGCTGGCAACTGGAATCGCTCGGCGTCGGCGCCGAAGGTCAATGGGACGCGCGCCTTGACGCCTATCTGAAACGGGTTCCCAATACCCTCACCACCAAAGCCGGTCGCGACATCGTCTGGCGCTCCCGCGCAACGCAAACGCCCGACCTGCTCGCGAAGATCATCACTGACCCCAAGACCCCGGCCGAGGAACTGCCGCGGTACTTCCGGGCGTTCGACTTCCTGCAGGGAGACGAAAAGAACGCCGCGATCGCAAAGCTTGCTTTCGAGACGACCGGCCTGCCTGACGACCTGCAGAGCCAGATCGTCGCCGAGGCAATCAATCGCGTGCAGGGCTTCGACATCACTAAGCAGCCGGAGCAGCTCAAGGCGCTCGAACGCGTCCTCGAACAGTCGAAAGGGAAGCTGCAGTTTCTGACGCTGGTCGACCGGTTCAATCTGCAGGACCGCTATCCGGAGATCATCGCGATTCTCGAAACGCAGCCGGACACCTCGCTGGCCGTCGATGCGGTGAAGCTGCTCGTCGGCAAAGAACACCGCAAGCTGCTGATGGCGGCCCTCAAGCAGGACGATGCGCTCAAGGCGGCGGCGGTAGCGAAGGCGCTGGGGAACGCGACCGACAACCGGACCGCCGGACTGCTGACGCCGGTCGTCGACGATGCCGAACGTCCGCTGGCCGTCCGGCAGGAAGCGGTCAAAGCCCTCGGCCGGTCGAAGCAGGGGGTGATGCAGCTCCTCGAACGGGCCAAGGCGAAGAAGTTGGCCGAAGACCTTAGCCAGGCGGCGGCGTTCGCGCTGCAGACGGCCGCGTTCGACGAGTTCAAGCCGGACATCACGGCCCTGTACCCGCTGCCTCCGTCGCGCAACGAGGAGCCGCTGCCGCCGCTGGCTCAGCTTCTCAAGAGCAAGGGAAACATCGACAAGGGGAAGGTGATCTTCAACACGGTCGGCAAGTGCAACACCTGCCACGTCGTGGCGAACGAAGGAAAGGAAGTCGGCCCGAACCTGACCGAGATCGGCTCGAAGCTGAGCCGGGAAGCGATGTTCGAATCGATCCTCTACCCGAGCGCCGGCATCAGCCACAACTACGAGACGTGGACCGCGGTGACCGACAGCGGCAACGCGATCTCGGGAATCAAGGTTTCGGACACGGACGATGCCATCGTGCTGAAGGGAACCGACGCCATCGCCCGGACGATCAAGAAGTCGGAGATCGAAGAGTTGAAGAAGCAGTCGGTTTCGCTGATGCCGGCGGACCTGCAGAAAACGATGACCGTCGAAGAGCTGCTCGACGTGATTGAGTACGCGCAGACGCTGAAGAAGAAGTAG